One stretch of Tepidibacter hydrothermalis DNA includes these proteins:
- a CDS encoding Ig-like domain-containing protein, translating to MKKILCNGFFILFILTICVFKFPAYAQENNTFTGWLDQITDDRMKEWTVQFGDSLNKDTITSDNIYIKDIDGRWVESKLIVSQDDKTVTIKPILPYDTDKKYFIYITSKVKSSENKNLTKEIKMSFIVKPKDDKYEGEKIAGYVVDRWNQNGSVFVEVDNGEKVRYKVEKGSDNVCEENIIVFSKNSNGNIEVADSLDKDFTLYKGKVKARDGKYIIISNGKKENKLKFADNVICYEEDNQKSVSSIKSNSKIKVIVKDNLIQVVKIYENEDIKYKDDEDVINEEKDRDDLSKDKEDVASEEDSDEIVGYVVDRWNENGDLFAKIMYPEINSNDEVCEKTYKVESEGITKDTIIVFTENSDGNIELKDYSYNDFKMYAGEIKDIDGDKINVYDCHDKNKHLLKLEPNTVCFFDGEQIKLSDLREDSLIRVYVKDNSAKVIKIYD from the coding sequence ATGAAAAAAATTTTATGTAATGGATTTTTTATTCTTTTTATTTTAACAATATGTGTATTTAAATTTCCAGCTTACGCTCAGGAGAACAATACTTTTACAGGGTGGTTGGATCAGATTACAGATGACAGAATGAAAGAGTGGACAGTACAATTTGGTGATTCTTTAAATAAGGATACAATTACATCAGATAATATTTATATTAAAGATATTGATGGTAGATGGGTTGAAAGTAAGTTAATTGTAAGTCAAGATGATAAAACGGTTACAATAAAACCAATACTTCCCTATGATACAGATAAAAAATACTTTATCTATATAACTTCAAAGGTTAAGTCAAGTGAAAATAAAAATTTGACAAAAGAAATAAAAATGTCATTTATAGTAAAACCTAAAGATGATAAATATGAAGGTGAAAAAATAGCAGGGTATGTTGTTGATAGATGGAATCAAAATGGATCTGTTTTTGTAGAAGTAGATAACGGAGAAAAGGTAAGATATAAAGTAGAAAAAGGATCAGATAATGTATGTGAAGAAAATATAATAGTATTTAGCAAGAATAGTAATGGAAATATTGAAGTAGCAGATAGTTTAGATAAGGATTTTACTTTATATAAAGGAAAAGTTAAAGCTAGGGATGGGAAATATATAATTATTTCTAATGGAAAAAAAGAAAATAAATTAAAGTTTGCAGACAATGTTATTTGTTATGAAGAAGATAATCAAAAAAGTGTATCATCTATAAAATCAAATAGCAAAATAAAGGTGATTGTAAAAGATAATTTGATTCAAGTTGTAAAAATATATGAGAATGAAGACATTAAATATAAAGATGATGAGGATGTTATAAATGAAGAAAAAGATAGAGATGATTTAAGTAAAGATAAAGAAGATGTTGCAAGTGAAGAAGATAGTGATGAAATAGTTGGATATGTAGTAGATAGATGGAATGAGAATGGAGATCTTTTTGCAAAAATTATGTATCCTGAGATAAATTCTAATGATGAAGTATGTGAAAAAACATATAAAGTAGAATCAGAAGGTATAACAAAAGACACAATAATAGTATTTACAGAAAATAGTGATGGAAATATTGAATTGAAGGACTATTCATATAATGATTTTAAGATGTATGCAGGGGAGATTAAAGATATAGATGGAGATAAGATAAATGTTTATGATTGTCATGATAAGAATAAACATTTATTAAAATTAGAACCAAATACAGTTTGCTTCTTCGATGGAGAGCAAATAAAATTATCTGATTTAAGAGAAGATAGTCTTATAAGAGTTTATGTAAAAGATAATAGTGCTAAAGTTATAAAAATTTATGATTAA
- a CDS encoding methyl-accepting chemotaxis protein — translation MKLSNMSSIKFKIISLVSILLIFMISISTLSIININKMGNELNEITNENIPLIEKVTEITQSQLEQSIYFEQIFKYAIMMEYGRPVDNELKHVEELLQTQSNLVDKNLKEAEKIVEQALEIALTSESKKQFEHINNKLIQIEKEHADYEDHILESFELINKKEFHEFELLSEKIEKEEQQLNQELKEFVKEIEQLTEHSLLTVKKHEESSLKFILIMSIFSFLFSIFMAFVIISNFVKKLNKLKEIVTFENDLTKTLELDSNDELGEIAKWINSFILQSKNSIYQIILNSNTLSQSSEILNQAIGESNEGIIEISKAINTVSDGTQSNAGVVEEMTASIEEVASTAQVVSQQSQNSYENTEKVLNATNFGINLLNEIVESVYKVKTSSSKVSNVIDELKHSSNKINEIISIMSNISEQTNLLALNASIEAARAGDAGRGFAVVADEVRKLAEESRESALKITQIINDIQQSTNNTDKIIKEEQELVEISVSKVNNTNEEFKKISNLILEISEKIKTISESSELQSKITQDMAQAMDNLSKETQDSASASEQISQNIEEQVSTFEEIEANISEVHNVILNLKEQTNKFKVQ, via the coding sequence ATGAAATTATCTAATATGTCTAGTATTAAGTTTAAAATCATTAGTTTAGTGAGTATTTTATTAATATTTATGATCTCTATAAGCACTCTAAGCATTATAAATATTAATAAAATGGGAAATGAATTAAATGAAATTACAAATGAAAATATACCATTAATAGAAAAAGTCACAGAAATAACCCAATCTCAATTGGAGCAGTCTATTTATTTTGAACAAATATTTAAATATGCCATAATGATGGAATACGGTAGACCTGTAGACAATGAGCTTAAACATGTAGAGGAACTACTCCAAACACAATCTAATTTAGTTGATAAAAATTTGAAAGAAGCCGAAAAAATTGTAGAACAAGCATTAGAAATAGCCCTTACTTCTGAAAGCAAAAAACAATTTGAGCATATAAATAATAAATTAATTCAAATCGAAAAAGAACATGCCGATTATGAAGATCATATTCTTGAATCATTTGAATTAATTAATAAAAAAGAGTTTCATGAATTTGAATTACTTTCAGAAAAAATAGAAAAAGAAGAACAACAACTTAATCAAGAACTAAAAGAATTCGTAAAAGAAATCGAACAACTTACAGAACATTCTCTTTTAACTGTTAAAAAACATGAAGAATCTTCTTTAAAATTCATATTAATTATGAGTATATTCTCATTCTTATTTAGTATTTTTATGGCTTTTGTTATAATATCAAATTTTGTTAAAAAGTTAAATAAACTAAAAGAAATTGTTACATTCGAAAACGATTTAACTAAAACACTTGAACTTGACTCAAATGATGAACTTGGAGAAATTGCTAAATGGATTAATTCTTTTATACTTCAATCAAAAAATTCTATATATCAAATTATATTAAACTCAAATACACTATCTCAATCAAGTGAAATATTGAATCAAGCTATAGGAGAATCTAACGAAGGCATAATAGAAATTTCAAAAGCAATAAACACTGTAAGTGATGGTACACAAAGTAATGCAGGTGTTGTTGAAGAAATGACTGCAAGTATAGAAGAGGTAGCAAGTACTGCTCAAGTAGTTTCTCAACAATCTCAAAATTCATATGAAAATACAGAGAAAGTTTTAAATGCTACAAACTTTGGAATTAATCTCTTAAATGAAATTGTTGAATCTGTATATAAAGTAAAGACTTCCTCTTCAAAAGTATCTAATGTTATAGACGAACTTAAACATTCATCCAATAAAATAAATGAAATTATTTCTATCATGTCAAATATTTCTGAACAGACCAACCTATTAGCTCTTAATGCAAGTATTGAAGCTGCTAGAGCAGGAGATGCTGGTAGAGGTTTTGCTGTTGTAGCTGATGAAGTTAGAAAATTAGCTGAAGAAAGTAGAGAGTCTGCTCTTAAGATAACACAAATTATTAACGATATTCAACAAAGTACAAATAATACAGATAAAATAATAAAAGAAGAACAGGAATTAGTAGAGATAAGTGTTAGTAAAGTAAATAATACAAATGAAGAATTTAAAAAAATATCTAACCTTATATTAGAAATATCAGAAAAAATAAAAACAATATCTGAATCATCAGAATTACAATCAAAAATTACTCAAGATATGGCACAAGCAATGGACAATCTTTCTAAAGAAACTCAAGATAGCGCTAGTGCCTCTGAGCAAATAAGTCAAAATATTGAAGAACAAGTAAGTACATTTGAAGAAATCGAAGCAAACATAAGCGAAGTACACAATGTAATTTTAAATCTAAAAGAACAAACTAATAAATTTAAAGTTCAATAA
- a CDS encoding YtrH family sporulation protein, with product MIFINNLIYTFLIALGVIIGASFFAGIGALINNHPPLKTMIDISSSIKVWAVAVSLGGTFSSFEIIEQGIFKGEIKSLIKQVVYIISALIGANLGHFIIKLLWKSGSLWGE from the coding sequence ATGATTTTTATTAACAATCTTATATATACATTTTTAATTGCATTAGGAGTAATCATTGGTGCAAGCTTTTTCGCTGGAATTGGGGCTTTGATTAATAATCATCCTCCACTTAAAACCATGATTGATATATCGAGTTCAATTAAGGTTTGGGCAGTAGCTGTTAGCCTCGGAGGAACCTTCTCATCATTTGAAATTATTGAACAGGGAATATTTAAAGGAGAGATTAAATCTCTAATAAAACAAGTAGTATATATTATTTCTGCCCTTATTGGAGCAAATCTTGGGCATTTCATTATTAAATTATTATGGAAGAGTGGATCTCTATGGGGAGAGTAA